The following is a genomic window from Calditrichota bacterium.
TATATTGGGCTTAGGCTTTAGGTGGTGTTTGTCGTCTTGAACGAAGTGAAGGATCTCTTATACCATGGTCTCATCTCAAGCGGGTTCCTTCACTATGTTCAGGCTGACACCATTTGACGCACTTCTTAACACATTCCACTATCCATGAATCCCTGTCTCGACGCCTTGCGCCGCCGGTTTCGCAGCCTTGGCGTAGCCAATTTCATCCTCACCAAGTTCTCCGACATCCACTTTGAGGAGTCGGCCAACATCCGCTATCTGTGCGGTTTCAGCGGCTCGAACGGGCTTCTGCTCGTAACCGGCAGGGACGCCTTCCTTATCACCGACGGCCGCTACAAAACCCAGGCCGAAGCGGAAACTTCGGGGGTGCAAGTCTTTACATACAGCGGCGGGATGTCCGTTGCCGACGCCTTCGCCAAGGAACTAAAGTCAAATAAAGCCATCCGCCTACGCGGCCGAACCGGCATAGAGCAAAGCCGGATGACGGTGGAAGCGGCTGACGCGCTGCGCAATCATTTTCCAAAGATAGAATTGGTCGGGACGTCGGGCGTTGTCGAAGGTCTTCAAGCGGTCAAATCCCCGGACGAGATCGCTCTGATTCGCAAGGCTGTCGCGGCAACCGATAAAGTCTTCGAGACGATCCTGCCGCTGATAAAGCCCGGTATCCGCGAGTCTGAATTAGCAGCCGAGATTACCTATCAGCACAAGAAGTTTGGCGCAGAGAAGGATGCCTTCGAGCCTATCGTCGCTTCAGGCAAGCGCTCAGCGCTGCCGCACGGCATTGCTTCGGACAAGAAGATCGCCCGGGGCGATTTCGTCACTATCGATATGGGCTGCTCGTTAGGAGGCTACACTTCCGATATGACCCGCACCGTCGTCGTCGGCAAAGCGACTGCCGAACAGCGCAAGGTCTATGGCCTTGTGCTGAAGGCTCAGCAGGCGGCTTGCGAAGCAGTGCAGGCCGGTCTGGCTTGCGCCGACCTCGACCGGGTTGCGCGGACAATCATCGCCGACGGCGGGCACAAAGACCATTTCACCCATGGTCTCGGGCACGGCATCGGGATGGAGGTTCATACCGCGCCGCGGGTCAGCGCACTATCGAAAGACGTCCTTCGCGCCGGTATGGTGGTGACGATCGAGCCGGGTGTTTACATCCCCGACTGGGGCGGTGTCCGCATCGAAGACGACGTCGTCGTCCGCGATGGCGGGGGGGAAGTGCTCAACCGGTCGGAGAAGCGGTTGATAGAAGTGTAGCCGGTTTTTGCCGGACCTTCTCCGCGTAAGGGCGATCTCCAAATCGCCCGATGAGTTCGGCGGATTGGAATCCGCCATTATGCGATCATCATTCAACTGAAAGAAGTGCTAAACGCAGCACCATTCATCGCTGTCGCAAGGTAATCATCAATCCGCTTTCACCAATCTATGAATCAGTATCTCAATTACTTGGGTGGCGAGTGGAAGCCTGCTCGCTCCGGTCACTGGACCGAAAATCACAATCCGGCACGTTGGGACGAAGTAATAGGGCAGTTCCCGAAATCGGGACCTGAAGAGGTTGACGAAGCCGTTGCAGCCGCACGAATGGCATTTCGCGAGTGGCGGCTCGTTCCGGCTCCGGAGCGCGGCGCAATCATCAAGCGAGCCGGCGATCTGATGAGCGAACGTAAGGAAGACCTCGCGCGTGATATGACCCGCGAAATGGGCAAAGTGCTCGCCGAAACGCGCGGCGACGTTCAGGAAGGCATCGACACCGCCTACTACGCTGCTACCGAAGGGCGTCGCCTGTTCGGCCATACGACCCCGTCAGAACTGCGCAACAAGATGAACCTCTCGTTTCGGATGCCGATCGGCGTCGCCGGGCTCATCACCCCTTGGAACTTCCCGATGGCGATTCCGTGCTGGAAGACACTCCCGGCGCTGGTCTGCGGCAATACCGTGGTTCTTAAACCCGCATCCGATACTCCGCTCACGGCGACGCATCTGGTCGAAATCCTCGTCGAAGCCGGACTCCCCAAGGGGGTCATCAACCTCGTCCATGGCGGCGGCGGAGCGGTCGGCAACCGGATCGTCGAACACCCCGATGTCGCGCTGATTAGTTTTACCGGTTCGTCCGAAATTGGGAAGGGCATCAATGCCAAAGCCGGCGCTTCGCTGAAGCGCGTATCGCTCGAACTGGGCGGCAAGAACGCGATGATTGTGATGTATGACGCCGACCTCGATCTGGCTCTCGAAGGGCTGCTGTGGGGCGCCTTCGGGACGACCGGCCAACGCTGCACGGCGACGTCGCGTTGTATTGTCCATGCAGACGTCTATGACCGGTTCACGGCGATGCTGGTCGAAGCGACCAATGCGTTGCGGGTCGGCGATGGCCTCGATCCGAGGACGCAGGTTGGGCCGGTCGTCAACCGGTTGCAGCAAGAGACGGTCGAGTCCTATGTGCAAATCGGCAAGTCGGAAGGCGCGACCTTGCTCTGCGGGGGCTATGCGCTAAAGGAAGGTGATCACGCGGCCGGGTGGTTCTATGCGCCGACGGTGTTCGGGGATGTCAAGCCCCGGATGCGGATCTTTCAAGAGGAGATCTTTGGCCCGGTGCTTTCGGTGGCAAAGGCTAAGGATTTCGACGAAGCCGTGGCGATGCATAACGACTGCATCTACGGCCTTTCGTCTTCGATCTATACCCGGGATGTGAACCGGGCGTTCCAGGCGGTGCGGGACCTCGAAGCCGGCATCACCTATGTCAACGGCGCGACTATCGGCGCTGAGTGCCATATGCCATTCGGAGGCGTCAAGCAGACCGGTAACGGGCATCGCGAAGGCGGCTGGCCGGTCTATGAGTTCTTCAGCGAATTGAAGACGGTCTATATCGACTTCAGCGGGAGGTTGCAGCGGGCGCAGATCGATAACTATTAGGAGGTGCAGCAACGTGTTAACACGTCTTCCCGCTTGGCGGGGGGACTGCAGGGGGGCATTCCGGTGCGATACTTTCCCCCCCTTTATCCCCCCCGCTGAGCGGTGGGGAAGTTCCAGCCCTTAATCCCCCCCCCGCTGAGCGGTGGGGAAGTTCCAGCCCTTAATCCCCCCCCCGCTGAGCGGTGGGGAAGTTCCAGCCCTTAATCCCCCCCCGCTGAGCAGTGGGGAAGTTCCAGCCCTTAATCCCCCCCGCTGAGCAGTGGGGAAGTTCCAGTGCAACGCGCACTTGAAATGCCAATAACAATCCGCCCCATCAATATCTGGCTTTAGGCTCCGGGCTTTCGGCTCTTCGTCCCTCGCCTATCGTCCTGAAAACGTCGTCCGCCTTCCTGATAAGGTCTTCCTCAGTCCCGTCGTTGACGATGACAATGTCGGCGCGACGGGCTTTTTCGTCCGGCGGCAACTGCCGCTCGAGACGGGCTACGATATCCTCCCTCGTCAACCCGATCGGACGGGCTGCGGCGCGTTCGATCAGTAACTCCACCGGCGCAGTAACCGTGACGATGCGGTCGAAATCGCGTTCAATTCCCCACTCGAATAACAAGGCAGCATCGAAGACTACGACATCGTGAAATTCCGCGAGGAACGCCATCTCGTCTTTCGCTCTGTTGTAGAGCGCCGGGAAAGTGATGGCTGTCAGGTCGCGTTGACCTTCAGGCGTCGCGAATGCGACCCGGCCCAGGGCGAGGCGGTCGATGCGTCCCCCCGGCGAAAGTATGCCCTCGCCGAATCGTTCAACAAGCGCTCGACGCAGGTCCGCATCGAGGATTAGCGCTTCCGCTCCTACGCTATCACCGACCACGATGCCGGCGCCAAGTTCTTCCCATCGCGATGCGACGACCGACTTACCGGCGCCGATTGGTCCGGTCAGTCCGATGCGAAGGGACTTTGGATTTTGGATTTTGGATTTTGGAATTGGGATTAAGGTAAAGGGGTTGTGGGATATCTGACTGAAACGTCAGTAAAGGGTGCAAATAGTAGTGGCATTTATCAGTAGGACAGGCAGGAATGCCTGTCCAATGGACGGACATTCTTGTCCGTCCTACTGATACTACCATATGGCGCCCCCATCAAAAGTAGCGAGTTGATAGAGAATGCGACATGTGGCAAGGTCGTCATCCCCGCGCAGGCGGGGATCCAGACCAGAATAAATTGACACTGTTCCCGCCTACGCGGGAACGACGACCAATTTCGCCACATTCACTACTTGATACTAACCCCGCTTCAACTTCGCGCGCACTGCCGGAATCAGTCCACCGGCATCGAGGATCGCCTGGACGCCCGGGTCCAGCGGCGGGAACGAGATCGTTCGCCCGCCGGACAGCGTTATTGTGTGCGAGGCGAAGTCGATCCCGATCTTGCTGCCGGTGGTGATATCGTCCGGAAGTGTGGCTTCGACCAACGGCAGACCGACGTTGATGGCATTGCGAAAGAAGATGCGGGCAAACGATGTCGCCACGACGGCGGCGACGCCGGCGACCTTGAGCGCTACTGCAGCCTGCTCGCGGCTCGATCCACAACCGAAACCCTGTCCCGCCACAATGACATCTCCGGGCTTAAGGAGCGACGGAATTGCCGGATCGCAGCCTTCGAGGGCGTGCTGCGCCATATCGGCCGGGTCGAGGATCGGCAGGTATTTGCCCGGGTAGATCAGGTCGGTGTCGATGTCATCCCCGAGGCGCCAGACCGAATGCAGAGTGTCGATAGAAGAGTGCAGAATTGACGATGAATGATGAACGGTAACGAAGGACGCAAGAAAAGCGTCTGTTTAAGCCAATATAACAGCCATACCTTCCAGGTGCAAGGCAAAGATAAACCACCGTCCAAGCCTGCAGCAGCAGATACGTAAACGAATCGATCTACATCGCCAGTGCCTCTTCCAAGGCTTCGCCATCACCGCCTCGCTTCCTATATTATAGCACGCCTGATGTCCGGTGTAGAAGTTCGCTTTGGCGCGGCTAAAGTCACCGGCATCTTCACTCATCGTTCATTCGTTTCCGTTTTTCACTATACTTCACTCTGCATTCTACATCCCAAAGCGGCGTCATCTCGGTTCGAGGTGCGCGCGAGCATAATCTAAAGAATCTCGACCTCGACATCCCGCGCGACCGACTGGTCGTCATTACCGGACTATCGGGGTCGGGCAAGTCGTCACTCGCCTTCGACACCCTTTACGCCGAAGGCCAGCGGCGCTATGTCGAATCGCTCTCGGCTTATGCCCGGCAGTTCCTTGGCCTAATGGAAAAGCCCGATGTGGACCGTATCGACGGGCTCTCGCCGGCCATATCCATCGAGCAGAAATCGGGCATCCGCAATCCCCGTTCGACGGTCGGGACGGTGACCGAGATTTACGACTATCTGCGCTTACTCTATGCCCGGATCGGGGTCCCGCATTGTCCCTCTTGCGGGAAGGTCGTCCGGCGTCAATCGGCTCAGGAGATCATCGACCAACTGCTCGAGTCGGGCGCCGAGCGCAAACTGACCATATTGGCGCCGGTCGTCCGGGGGCGCAAGGGCGAGTATGGCGAACTCTTCCGTTCGATGGTGCGCGACGGTTTCACCCGCGTCCGGGTCGATGGCAAGGTGCGCGGTTTGGACGGCGAGATCATCCTTGACAAGAAGCGCAAGCACTCAATCGACGTCGTCATCGATCGCATCGTCGTCCGTCCCGATGCCCGCGACCGGCTCGCCGACTCGGTTGAACTCGCCCTCCGCCAAGCCAATGGCTTGGTGATCGCCGATTACGAAGACGGCGGGGAAGTTCTCTTCAGCGAACACTTCGCCTGCGCCGAATGCGGTATCTCGTTTGAGGAACTGGCACCTCGTCTTTTCAGTTTCAACTCCCCCTTCGGCGCCTGTCCGACCTGCACCGGTCTCGGCTACAAGATGGAGATAAATCCCCGACTGGTCATCCCCGACCCAACCCGCTCTATCCGGGACGGTGCTATCGCCACCTTCAACAGCGGACGTGAAGGCTGGTTCCTGCGGATGCTCGAGCAACTCGCCGAAGCGACCGGTTTCAGCCTTCTGACACCCTTTGAAAAACTGACCTCCGATCAGCAGCACCTGGTCCTTTATGGCAGCAAGGGCCAGCGCATCCGCTTTCGCTATGTCTCGTCGACAGGTAACTCAATGTGGGAGCACGAAGGCCATTGGGAGGGTGTCATTCCCAATCTCCAGCGTCGCTACCGTCAGACCGAATCAGCCCTCATCCGGGAGTGGATCGAGGGATTTATGGGTGACATCCCCTGCCCCGACTGTCACGGCGAGCGTCTTAAGCCTGAAGCGCGAGCAGTTACGGTCGGAGACCTTTCGCTCCCACACTTGGGAGAACGCTCAATCGGAACCGCCCTCGAGTTCGTTAACGGACTGGTCCTCGACGAACGCGACACGACCATCGCCCGCACCATTCTAAAGGAGGTTGCAGCCCGTCTTGAATTCTTGAACAACGTCGGTCTGAATTACCTGAGCCTCTCCCGTGCCGCCGGGACGCTTTCAGGCGGCGAAGCCCAACGGATCCGCCTGGCGACGCAAATCGGCTCCGGACTGGTCGGCGTGATGTATATCCTCGACGAGCCTTCCATCGGCCTGCACCAGCGCGACAACGCGAAACTGATTGCAACCCTGAAACGTCTCCGCGACCTCGGCAATAGCGTCATCGTCGTCGAGCATGATCAGGAGACGATTGAGTCGGCCGATTGGGTCATCGACCTTGGGCCGGGAGCCGGACGCACCGGCGGGCATATTGTAGCCGCAGGAACACCGGCCGACATTGCCAGGCATCCAAAGTCGATCACCGGTAAGTTCCTCTCCGGCCGCGAGGCGATTCCCGTTCCGGTCACCCGCAGAATGGAAAATGGAAGAGGGAAAAGGGAAAAGAGAAGGTCGAATTCACGGGGCGACTATCGATCTACCCCAAACAAGAATCCAGAGCCTCACCTCCTCATTCGCAATGCCACCGGAAACAACCTGAAGGGC
Proteins encoded in this region:
- a CDS encoding aminopeptidase P family protein, translated to MNPCLDALRRRFRSLGVANFILTKFSDIHFEESANIRYLCGFSGSNGLLLVTGRDAFLITDGRYKTQAEAETSGVQVFTYSGGMSVADAFAKELKSNKAIRLRGRTGIEQSRMTVEAADALRNHFPKIELVGTSGVVEGLQAVKSPDEIALIRKAVAATDKVFETILPLIKPGIRESELAAEITYQHKKFGAEKDAFEPIVASGKRSALPHGIASDKKIARGDFVTIDMGCSLGGYTSDMTRTVVVGKATAEQRKVYGLVLKAQQAACEAVQAGLACADLDRVARTIIADGGHKDHFTHGLGHGIGMEVHTAPRVSALSKDVLRAGMVVTIEPGVYIPDWGGVRIEDDVVVRDGGGEVLNRSEKRLIEV
- a CDS encoding aldehyde dehydrogenase family protein gives rise to the protein MNQYLNYLGGEWKPARSGHWTENHNPARWDEVIGQFPKSGPEEVDEAVAAARMAFREWRLVPAPERGAIIKRAGDLMSERKEDLARDMTREMGKVLAETRGDVQEGIDTAYYAATEGRRLFGHTTPSELRNKMNLSFRMPIGVAGLITPWNFPMAIPCWKTLPALVCGNTVVLKPASDTPLTATHLVEILVEAGLPKGVINLVHGGGGAVGNRIVEHPDVALISFTGSSEIGKGINAKAGASLKRVSLELGGKNAMIVMYDADLDLALEGLLWGAFGTTGQRCTATSRCIVHADVYDRFTAMLVEATNALRVGDGLDPRTQVGPVVNRLQQETVESYVQIGKSEGATLLCGGYALKEGDHAAGWFYAPTVFGDVKPRMRIFQEEIFGPVLSVAKAKDFDEAVAMHNDCIYGLSSSIYTRDVNRAFQAVRDLEAGITYVNGATIGAECHMPFGGVKQTGNGHREGGWPVYEFFSELKTVYIDFSGRLQRAQIDNY
- the coaE gene encoding dephospho-CoA kinase, translating into MSHNPFTLIPIPKSKIQNPKSLRIGLTGPIGAGKSVVASRWEELGAGIVVGDSVGAEALILDADLRRALVERFGEGILSPGGRIDRLALGRVAFATPEGQRDLTAITFPALYNRAKDEMAFLAEFHDVVVFDAALLFEWGIERDFDRIVTVTAPVELLIERAAARPIGLTREDIVARLERQLPPDEKARRADIVIVNDGTEEDLIRKADDVFRTIGEGRRAESPEPKARY
- a CDS encoding 3-isopropylmalate dehydratase, translated to MHSVWRLGDDIDTDLIYPGKYLPILDPADMAQHALEGCDPAIPSLLKPGDVIVAGQGFGCGSSREQAAVALKVAGVAAVVATSFARIFFRNAINVGLPLVEATLPDDITTGSKIGIDFASHTITLSGGRTISFPPLDPGVQAILDAGGLIPAVRAKLKRG
- the uvrA gene encoding excinuclease ABC subunit UvrA — its product is MHSTSQSGVISVRGAREHNLKNLDLDIPRDRLVVITGLSGSGKSSLAFDTLYAEGQRRYVESLSAYARQFLGLMEKPDVDRIDGLSPAISIEQKSGIRNPRSTVGTVTEIYDYLRLLYARIGVPHCPSCGKVVRRQSAQEIIDQLLESGAERKLTILAPVVRGRKGEYGELFRSMVRDGFTRVRVDGKVRGLDGEIILDKKRKHSIDVVIDRIVVRPDARDRLADSVELALRQANGLVIADYEDGGEVLFSEHFACAECGISFEELAPRLFSFNSPFGACPTCTGLGYKMEINPRLVIPDPTRSIRDGAIATFNSGREGWFLRMLEQLAEATGFSLLTPFEKLTSDQQHLVLYGSKGQRIRFRYVSSTGNSMWEHEGHWEGVIPNLQRRYRQTESALIREWIEGFMGDIPCPDCHGERLKPEARAVTVGDLSLPHLGERSIGTALEFVNGLVLDERDTTIARTILKEVAARLEFLNNVGLNYLSLSRAAGTLSGGEAQRIRLATQIGSGLVGVMYILDEPSIGLHQRDNAKLIATLKRLRDLGNSVIVVEHDQETIESADWVIDLGPGAGRTGGHIVAAGTPADIARHPKSITGKFLSGREAIPVPVTRRMENGRGKREKRRSNSRGDYRSTPNKNPEPHLLIRNATGNNLKGIDVRIPLGKFIAVTGVSGSGKSSLVVETLYPALARHIYGSRLMPLPHSTISGLELIDKVVDIDQSPIGRTPRSNPATYTGLFNHIRDLFAQLPEAKMRGYGPGRFSFNVKGGRCEQCQGGGIIKIEMHFLPDVYVNCELCKGRRYNRETLEVKFKGRSISDALDMTVADALDLFRDIPVIRRKLETLAGVGLGYIHLGQQATTLSGGEAQRIKLAAELSKVATGQTFYILDEPTTGLHFADVQMLLEVLQALVEKGNTVLVIEHNLDVIKSADWVIDLGPEGGDNGGMIVAEGTPEDVARNKGSWTGEYLRKVL